A stretch of Christensenellaceae bacterium DNA encodes these proteins:
- the ccmL_1 gene encoding carbon dioxide concentrating mechanism protein CcmL, which yields MQIARVKGTVVSTNKSEKLTGLKLLIVKPIDMETFEEKGSLMVAIDAVGAGEGEVVMCVGGSSSRQTAITDGRPVDQSIVAIIDTIEIEGQRKFEKFRE from the coding sequence ATGCAGATAGCGCGGGTAAAGGGCACAGTGGTGAGCACCAATAAGTCGGAGAAGCTGACAGGACTAAAGCTTCTGATCGTCAAGCCGATCGATATGGAGACGTTTGAGGAAAAGGGCAGCTTGATGGTGGCGATCGACGCGGTGGGAGCAGGAGAAGGAGAGGTCGTGATGTGTGTGGGCGGCAGTTCGTCGCGGCAGACGGCGATCACGGACGGACGGCCTGTGGACCAGTCGATCGTAGCGATCATCGATACGATAGAGATAGAAGGGCAACGGAAGTTCGAGAAGTTCAGAGAATAG
- a CDS encoding bacteriocin: MDYLSRESAPFSEDLWEEIDKAVVDSARRILVGRRFLTIFGPLGAGAQNINIDSEKKAEEANDGIVQTVGRQYAEIPQVYDDFFMLWRDIEASEKSGYPVDITSAMTAAESLSRREDKLIFFGNQALGVSGLLNAPGANKIKRGDWATGENAFADIAKGISALDEKGYIGRYALILSHDLYLDLQRIQPGTGLMEIDRIGRMVDGRIFRAPVLGAGKAVLVCCEPQYMDLVIGIDMTTAYLELVDLNHHMRVLETVLPRIKRQDAIVVFG; encoded by the coding sequence ATGGATTACTTGTCAAGAGAAAGCGCGCCGTTTTCCGAAGATTTGTGGGAAGAGATCGATAAAGCGGTCGTAGATTCCGCACGCAGGATACTTGTAGGCCGCCGGTTTTTGACTATTTTCGGACCGCTCGGCGCAGGCGCGCAAAACATCAATATAGACAGTGAAAAGAAAGCCGAAGAAGCAAACGACGGTATCGTTCAGACGGTGGGGCGGCAATACGCTGAAATCCCCCAGGTCTATGACGATTTCTTCATGCTGTGGCGCGACATTGAGGCCAGTGAAAAATCCGGTTATCCGGTGGATATTACGTCCGCTATGACGGCGGCCGAGTCCCTGTCCCGCCGTGAGGACAAGCTGATCTTTTTTGGCAATCAGGCGCTTGGAGTAAGCGGTCTTTTGAACGCGCCGGGCGCAAACAAGATCAAACGCGGCGACTGGGCTACGGGCGAAAACGCTTTCGCGGATATTGCCAAAGGCATCAGCGCTTTGGATGAAAAGGGATATATTGGAAGGTACGCGCTTATTTTAAGCCACGACCTCTATCTCGATTTACAGCGTATCCAGCCGGGCACGGGACTGATGGAAATCGACCGCATCGGCAGAATGGTGGACGGACGCATCTTCCGCGCACCCGTATTGGGCGCTGGAAAAGCAGTCCTTGTCTGCTGCGAGCCGCAATACATGGACCTTGTCATCGGTATCGATATGACGACCGCATATTTGGAGCTTGTGGACCTCAACCACCATATGCGCGTACTGGAAACCGTTCTTCCGCGTATCAAGCGCCAGGACGCGATCGTTGTATTCGGATAA
- a CDS encoding ribose ABC transporter substrate-binding protein, whose protein sequence is MKKLLVVLLVCVMAVGMFACTGTPPASSAAAEGDGAQAIQAAGNGDGGNAAAADKDLTFVIVPKVVHEWFDAVNSGAQQQADVMSQQLGINIKVDYRAPSTADITAQNAVLEQAAATNPAGIAIDPIDYEGSKQVIDEIQAKGIPVILFDARVPGSGLTAIGNDFAEQAELEANRLAELLGEKGKVALMHGVTTAPNHSERYETFKEVLANYPGIEVIDGGISQDNIETAQQQAAATIAANPDLAGYLCVDAAAPIGISAAIEEAGKQDQITFVGAENLLQILEYVKSGTMVESYSTKPQMQGALSVLMLFDAHMGMELPQFVDTGILHITKDNVDEMIEIAKAGSTATE, encoded by the coding sequence ATGAAAAAATTATTAGTAGTTCTTTTGGTATGTGTCATGGCAGTGGGGATGTTTGCATGCACGGGCACGCCGCCGGCATCTTCTGCGGCAGCAGAAGGAGATGGAGCGCAGGCAATACAGGCAGCCGGCAATGGCGATGGCGGCAATGCGGCGGCCGCAGACAAGGATCTTACATTCGTTATCGTCCCGAAAGTCGTGCACGAATGGTTTGACGCGGTAAACTCCGGCGCGCAGCAACAGGCGGATGTCATGAGCCAGCAGCTTGGTATCAATATTAAGGTTGACTACCGTGCGCCCTCTACGGCGGACATCACGGCGCAGAATGCGGTGCTTGAGCAGGCGGCGGCCACCAATCCTGCCGGTATTGCCATCGACCCGATCGACTATGAAGGAAGCAAACAGGTCATCGACGAGATTCAGGCAAAAGGGATACCGGTTATCCTGTTCGACGCACGCGTCCCCGGCTCGGGATTAACCGCGATCGGTAACGATTTCGCGGAACAGGCGGAGCTGGAAGCAAACCGCTTGGCAGAACTGCTTGGCGAAAAAGGCAAAGTTGCTCTTATGCACGGTGTAACGACAGCACCTAACCATTCCGAGCGGTATGAGACTTTTAAAGAAGTGCTCGCAAACTATCCGGGAATCGAAGTCATTGACGGCGGTATCTCCCAGGATAATATCGAAACGGCACAACAGCAGGCGGCGGCTACTATCGCTGCAAATCCTGACCTTGCAGGCTACCTGTGCGTAGACGCTGCGGCGCCGATCGGTATTTCGGCGGCAATCGAAGAAGCTGGCAAACAGGATCAGATCACATTTGTAGGCGCTGAGAATCTGTTGCAGATTCTCGAATATGTAAAGAGCGGCACAATGGTGGAATCCTATTCCACAAAACCGCAGATGCAGGGCGCGCTTTCCGTGTTGATGCTGTTCGACGCGCACATGGGCATGGAGCTTCCGCAGTTTGTTGATACGGGTATCCTGCACATCACGAAAGACAATGTAGACGAAATGATCGAAATCGCAAAAGCTGGTTCTACAGCAACGGAGTAA
- a CDS encoding ABC transporter permease: MNDIKQMSGRENIFKNSTVLIGFVLILFCIVATIFSPYFLTLYNLQSLMRDIAFIGMVAVGQSLLLLLGELDLSVGSMATLSGILGGLLMTSAGMNPYLAFVIGVLVGAGLGAINGALITSLKLNAMVATIGMQGVYTGITLVITKGKAITEIPSSILFLGQDNAGPLPIPFVIALVVVVLVFIFATKTKTGRYIYAIGNSKPAAEILGIRVNRIRVLVFAIVGLLSALAGMLYVARLGSAQATIGSNWAMNSIAASVIGGVLLTGGVGNPVGSFIGAAIICVISNVIVLFGVNIYWQQAVSGIVVVVAIALPSIMSILREKKRIKVLAKE, from the coding sequence ATGAATGATATCAAACAAATGTCAGGAAGAGAGAACATTTTCAAAAACAGCACGGTATTGATCGGTTTCGTATTGATTCTGTTCTGTATCGTAGCGACGATTTTTTCGCCGTATTTTCTTACATTATATAACTTGCAATCGCTGATGCGCGACATCGCATTCATTGGTATGGTAGCGGTTGGACAATCGCTGCTTCTGTTGCTTGGCGAGCTGGATCTGTCCGTAGGTTCCATGGCGACTTTGTCGGGTATCCTCGGCGGCTTGCTGATGACGTCGGCGGGAATGAACCCATACCTTGCTTTCGTAATCGGCGTTCTCGTCGGCGCGGGGCTGGGGGCTATCAATGGCGCGCTGATCACATCGCTTAAACTCAACGCTATGGTTGCCACAATTGGCATGCAGGGCGTTTATACGGGTATTACGCTCGTTATTACAAAGGGGAAAGCCATCACGGAAATACCCAGCTCCATTCTTTTTCTGGGACAGGACAATGCCGGTCCGTTGCCGATTCCGTTTGTGATCGCGCTCGTAGTTGTCGTGCTGGTCTTTATCTTTGCCACCAAAACAAAAACAGGACGTTATATCTATGCCATTGGCAACAGCAAACCGGCTGCGGAGATTCTGGGCATTCGGGTAAACCGTATCCGTGTTCTGGTATTTGCCATCGTTGGGCTTTTATCGGCGCTGGCCGGCATGCTCTATGTAGCGCGACTTGGTTCGGCGCAGGCTACAATCGGTTCGAACTGGGCAATGAACTCTATTGCGGCAAGCGTTATCGGCGGCGTGTTGCTCACGGGCGGCGTCGGCAATCCGGTAGGCTCTTTTATTGGCGCGGCAATCATATGTGTAATTTCGAACGTGATTGTGCTTTTCGGCGTTAACATCTACTGGCAACAGGCGGTGAGCGGTATCGTCGTGGTTGTGGCAATCGCATTGCCCTCCATCATGAGTATTTTACGCGAAAAGAAAAGGATTAAGGTCCTGGCAAAAGAATGA
- a CDS encoding carbohydrate kinase: MKEKYLIGIDSGTSRIKAVLFDLDGNELHSKGMAITAYTPYEDWYEQDMNEIWELGVQCLKTVSQGIDPDDILGIGLTAQGDGLWMIDKQGKPVRKGICFCDGRTSEIIRQWDEDGTRQKAFDICGTAVFGSSMSAEIRWMERHEPQALKNAEYFFHLKDWLFYKLTDTVCSDDTDMCIPMLNVKTREYDDRLFELFGIMRYKDRMPKMRTVRENKAMISPEAAKTLGFSEKTLITGGPMDIGACMLSCGVTEDGQAMSIIGTAAIHAVVMDEPDIKPHMLGMTLAHFKQDRWIRMMSSLCGAPNLEWFLDTLGDGLKLQAQEKGVDIYDYCSEIIRDVPIGANGVVYYPYLLAGGERAPFFKSNIKASFLGISFNTRIEEMLRAVYEGVALAMFDCYSSVPTPLKEIYVSGGGSKSDVWMQIFADMMGKEIIVCNGKEHGARGAAMNCGVAAGVFSGYDEAVRKIVKVKKRYKPDTLRHKRYMELYEIYRSGYRMNMDWWDLRSHFLDK, encoded by the coding sequence ATGAAAGAAAAATACCTGATTGGAATCGATTCCGGAACATCGCGCATTAAAGCTGTATTGTTTGATCTTGACGGAAATGAGTTGCATTCCAAGGGAATGGCGATTACTGCGTATACTCCCTATGAGGACTGGTATGAACAGGATATGAATGAAATCTGGGAACTGGGCGTGCAGTGTTTAAAGACGGTATCTCAAGGGATCGATCCGGATGATATTCTGGGGATCGGACTCACGGCGCAAGGCGACGGACTCTGGATGATCGATAAGCAAGGGAAGCCCGTGCGCAAAGGTATATGCTTTTGCGACGGGCGGACTTCCGAAATTATCAGGCAATGGGATGAGGACGGCACAAGGCAAAAAGCATTCGATATTTGCGGCACTGCCGTATTCGGCTCGTCGATGAGCGCGGAAATCAGGTGGATGGAGCGGCATGAGCCGCAAGCGCTTAAAAATGCAGAATATTTTTTTCACCTCAAGGACTGGCTGTTTTATAAACTGACGGACACCGTTTGCAGCGATGATACGGATATGTGCATTCCGATGCTGAACGTAAAAACGCGGGAATACGACGACAGGCTGTTTGAACTCTTCGGCATTATGCGCTACAAAGACAGAATGCCGAAAATGCGAACCGTACGGGAAAACAAGGCAATGATTTCACCGGAGGCGGCAAAAACGCTGGGTTTTTCCGAAAAAACGCTGATCACTGGCGGTCCGATGGATATTGGAGCCTGCATGCTTTCCTGCGGCGTAACGGAGGACGGGCAGGCGATGTCCATCATCGGTACGGCGGCGATCCATGCTGTCGTTATGGACGAGCCGGACATCAAACCGCATATGCTGGGGATGACGCTTGCGCATTTTAAACAGGACAGGTGGATCAGGATGATGTCGTCTCTGTGCGGCGCGCCGAATTTGGAATGGTTTCTGGATACACTGGGCGACGGACTTAAGCTGCAAGCACAGGAAAAAGGAGTGGATATTTACGATTATTGCTCGGAGATCATAAGGGACGTACCGATTGGCGCAAATGGAGTCGTGTACTATCCCTATCTGCTTGCGGGCGGGGAACGCGCGCCGTTTTTCAAGAGCAACATCAAAGCCAGTTTTCTGGGGATTTCGTTCAACACGCGTATCGAGGAAATGCTGCGCGCCGTTTATGAAGGCGTGGCCTTGGCCATGTTCGATTGTTACAGCAGCGTACCTACGCCGCTTAAGGAAATCTATGTGTCAGGCGGCGGTTCAAAGAGCGATGTGTGGATGCAGATTTTTGCGGACATGATGGGAAAAGAGATCATCGTCTGCAACGGTAAGGAGCATGGCGCGCGCGGCGCGGCCATGAATTGCGGCGTTGCGGCCGGCGTATTCTCCGGTTATGACGAGGCGGTAAGAAAGATCGTAAAGGTGAAAAAACGCTATAAGCCGGATACTTTACGGCATAAACGGTACATGGAGCTTTATGAGATTTACCGCTCAGGATACCGTATGAATATGGACTGGTGGGATTTAAGAAGTCATTTTCTTGATAAATAA
- a CDS encoding MFS transporter — protein MEKLPQGKTKHNILLFWLMGAFVVYAIYVVLFGTLSTTMMDFYAINTGAQGVFTMVSSIGGIAAALFCALAGERFSKLWAIMIGTLLLGAAALGIGLAPPYLLACLFSLLCGVGYTVIDVMGNSAITEYFPDRTKTLLPMVQIIFGIGTMVGPFLATSLLIPDVSHSFVRSFLLVGGLGVIVTVFYSISLKRSSDFLPKVDIKSMAASARQNPGEIFRSWKSWVILLACSLFCAFNMSIVAWYPTFFSLYRGMDTEGAALMLTLFYVGILVMRIISPWVFKKIQPQKVFVLFSLISIALMLVAINTPSIPMAMVFTVLGGAFQSLNIVCVIMIATELFPSRKASASSLAVFSNNIGGMVAPALVGLAAETMGLQLPLSILCGVFACGVAVMAVLSKKCKAELRNI, from the coding sequence ATGGAAAAATTACCGCAAGGAAAGACAAAGCACAATATTCTCTTGTTCTGGCTGATGGGCGCATTCGTCGTCTATGCGATTTATGTCGTATTGTTCGGAACGCTCTCTACGACGATGATGGATTTTTATGCCATCAATACGGGCGCGCAGGGAGTCTTCACCATGGTAAGCAGCATCGGCGGCATTGCGGCCGCTCTGTTCTGCGCGCTGGCGGGAGAACGCTTCTCCAAGCTGTGGGCGATCATGATCGGCACGCTCCTGCTCGGGGCGGCAGCGCTCGGCATTGGCCTTGCCCCGCCGTATTTGCTGGCGTGCCTGTTCTCGCTGCTGTGCGGTGTAGGGTATACGGTGATCGACGTGATGGGAAATTCAGCCATCACGGAATATTTTCCGGACCGCACCAAAACGCTGTTGCCGATGGTGCAGATCATTTTTGGCATTGGCACGATGGTCGGGCCGTTTTTGGCGACAAGCCTCTTGATACCGGATGTTTCACATTCCTTTGTACGCTCGTTTCTTTTGGTAGGAGGCCTCGGCGTGATCGTTACGGTCTTTTATTCGATCTCCTTAAAGCGTTCTTCTGACTTTCTGCCCAAGGTGGACATCAAAAGTATGGCGGCGTCGGCGAGGCAGAATCCTGGTGAAATTTTCCGCTCCTGGAAATCGTGGGTTATCCTGCTCGCCTGCAGCTTGTTCTGCGCGTTTAATATGTCGATCGTCGCCTGGTACCCGACATTTTTCAGCCTTTACAGGGGAATGGATACCGAAGGCGCGGCGCTCATGCTTACGCTTTTTTATGTGGGGATACTCGTGATGCGCATCATAAGCCCGTGGGTTTTTAAAAAGATACAGCCGCAAAAGGTATTCGTGCTTTTTAGTTTAATCAGTATCGCGCTCATGCTGGTGGCGATCAATACGCCGTCCATCCCCATGGCCATGGTGTTTACTGTGTTGGGAGGCGCGTTCCAGTCTCTGAATATCGTATGTGTGATCATGATCGCGACGGAGCTGTTTCCGTCACGTAAAGCTTCGGCCAGTTCGCTGGCGGTGTTTTCCAATAACATTGGAGGTATGGTCGCGCCGGCGCTGGTCGGCCTTGCCGCCGAGACAATGGGCCTGCAGTTGCCACTGAGTATTCTATGCGGGGTTTTTGCCTGCGGCGTGGCGGTCATGGCCGTGCTCAGCAAAAAGTGTAAGGCGGAGCTGCGGAATATCTAA
- a CDS encoding MFS transporter, with translation MNRISGKKFLALFGCSLILTIAYMSLSSWGLAIPFLSETFQLNGIMIQLGNAALIAGYAVGSFIEGRLLNRWGWKKTFLFAMALFLIGSILIPFVESYPIIIVLRFLMGFGLIVNITTFIVSGWFPLAQRGLAVGVLLGCIGLGTALGGFVTGALTELFSWQNIFLILAAVTIAGMVIFLLIVGNPPRQDKTDADPKGRAFRGDIYKQPALWLFALSLLFVFFNVYGLYAYLASYMQTLGYSVAETGLIVLFNGLVAVASTPFGGYLSDWLVKKTGNVVRARAYAIAFSGALVGVAGCLLIPLLAPISIGFAILTALISGWGCPAANSPILSLPSDIFGSEAAGAANGMVILVAGIGGILSPILVPYIAEATNWTVGWIITAAAAFACMIISLILPHIRVRNEE, from the coding sequence ATGAATCGTATTTCCGGCAAGAAATTTCTTGCGCTTTTTGGGTGCAGTCTTATACTGACGATCGCATATATGTCGCTTTCGTCGTGGGGACTTGCCATCCCGTTCCTTTCAGAAACATTCCAACTAAACGGCATCATGATACAATTGGGCAACGCCGCGCTGATCGCAGGTTATGCGGTGGGCAGCTTTATAGAAGGCCGGCTTCTTAACCGGTGGGGCTGGAAGAAGACCTTTCTTTTTGCCATGGCCCTCTTTTTGATCGGTTCTATTTTGATACCTTTTGTGGAAAGCTATCCGATTATTATCGTCTTGCGCTTTTTGATGGGATTCGGCCTTATCGTCAATATCACAACCTTTATTGTCAGCGGTTGGTTCCCCCTGGCGCAACGCGGACTGGCGGTGGGCGTGCTGCTCGGCTGTATCGGCCTTGGAACCGCTCTCGGCGGCTTTGTGACCGGCGCCCTTACCGAGCTTTTCTCATGGCAGAATATTTTCCTTATTCTGGCAGCCGTCACCATCGCGGGTATGGTCATATTTCTGCTCATTGTAGGGAATCCGCCCAGGCAAGATAAAACGGACGCCGATCCCAAAGGGCGCGCTTTTCGGGGCGACATCTATAAACAGCCTGCATTGTGGCTATTCGCCTTGTCTTTGCTTTTCGTTTTTTTCAACGTATACGGGCTGTATGCTTATCTCGCCAGCTATATGCAGACCTTGGGTTATTCGGTCGCGGAAACAGGCCTGATCGTATTATTTAACGGACTGGTTGCAGTTGCTTCTACGCCATTTGGCGGTTATCTTTCCGACTGGCTCGTCAAGAAAACCGGTAATGTGGTACGCGCACGCGCTTATGCGATTGCTTTTTCCGGCGCGCTGGTGGGCGTAGCCGGCTGCCTGCTCATTCCCCTGCTGGCCCCGATCAGCATTGGTTTCGCGATCCTCACCGCCCTGATCTCCGGTTGGGGCTGTCCTGCGGCCAACAGCCCGATCCTTTCGCTCCCTTCGGATATTTTCGGCAGCGAAGCGGCGGGTGCAGCCAACGGTATGGTGATTCTGGTCGCGGGGATCGGCGGCATTTTATCCCCGATCCTTGTTCCCTATATCGCCGAGGCGACCAATTGGACAGTAGGCTGGATCATCACCGCGGCAGCAGCCTTTGCCTGCATGATCATCAGCCTGATTCTTCCCCACATACGCGTCAGAAACGAAGAATAA
- a CDS encoding aldolase gives MENLKVKQEIIEACLWLQNEKLVIGTWGNVSVRVENGIIMTPSRIAYDVLQPEDMVTIDYDGNVIDGFRSPTTEREVHRMIYLARPDVNAIIHFHPVYASAMCTVGESIPPILEEMTQLVGGEIPTTQEYVRAGMHEELGISAAKYIGDKNAVLLRNHGPVACGKDLEDTKICCQVVEKAARCYIALKDKFDLKIIPDDLVEVEHVRFFRDYGHEW, from the coding sequence ATGGAAAACTTAAAAGTAAAACAGGAAATTATTGAAGCCTGTTTATGGCTGCAGAATGAAAAACTGGTAATTGGTACATGGGGAAACGTCAGTGTACGTGTGGAAAACGGAATCATTATGACGCCCAGCAGAATCGCCTACGACGTATTACAGCCAGAGGATATGGTTACGATTGATTATGACGGAAACGTAATCGATGGATTCAGGAGCCCAACGACAGAACGTGAAGTGCACCGCATGATTTATCTGGCGCGTCCGGATGTGAATGCGATCATTCATTTCCATCCGGTATATGCATCCGCTATGTGCACGGTGGGGGAAAGCATCCCGCCGATTTTGGAAGAGATGACGCAGCTAGTGGGCGGAGAAATTCCGACGACACAAGAATATGTACGCGCAGGCATGCATGAAGAGCTGGGAATATCGGCGGCAAAGTATATTGGCGACAAGAATGCGGTATTGCTGAGAAACCATGGTCCGGTAGCCTGCGGAAAAGATTTGGAAGATACAAAGATCTGCTGCCAGGTTGTAGAAAAGGCGGCAAGATGTTACATTGCGCTCAAAGATAAATTTGATTTGAAGATTATTCCGGATGATTTGGTAGAGGTAGAACATGTGCGCTTTTTCCGTGATTACGGACATGAATGGTAA
- a CDS encoding phosphate propanoyltransferase: MKGREAGITGAVMRAVVTELAKAGKGRYVVGAVSNRHVHLSAEDKEALFGAGYELRRAKELVQPGQYASEEKVSIIGPKGRIDKVRVLGPERAATQVEISVTDAYRLGLRAEVRMSGEVTGTPGCVLEASGRRVELAEGVIVSARHLHMSPSQAAAYGLKDGEKVRLKSGGERAAILEGVVVRSGAEHELEAHVDMDEANAAGIKNGDLLEII, encoded by the coding sequence TTGAAAGGAAGAGAAGCGGGAATAACGGGCGCGGTCATGCGGGCGGTAGTAACGGAGCTGGCAAAAGCGGGAAAAGGGCGGTACGTAGTGGGAGCGGTGTCGAACCGGCACGTGCACCTGAGCGCGGAGGATAAAGAAGCGCTGTTCGGAGCAGGGTATGAGCTGCGGCGGGCAAAGGAGCTGGTACAGCCCGGGCAGTATGCGAGCGAAGAAAAGGTGAGCATCATCGGGCCGAAAGGGCGCATCGATAAGGTGCGGGTACTGGGGCCGGAGCGGGCGGCGACGCAGGTGGAAATCTCGGTGACGGACGCGTACCGGCTGGGATTGCGCGCAGAGGTGCGGATGTCGGGCGAAGTTACGGGAACGCCGGGCTGCGTATTGGAAGCAAGCGGGAGACGGGTGGAGCTTGCGGAAGGCGTGATAGTGTCGGCGCGGCATTTGCATATGTCGCCGTCGCAGGCGGCGGCGTACGGACTAAAAGACGGGGAAAAAGTGCGTCTGAAGAGCGGCGGCGAGCGGGCCGCGATCTTGGAAGGGGTAGTGGTGCGCAGCGGCGCGGAACACGAACTGGAGGCGCATGTTGATATGGACGAAGCGAACGCGGCAGGAATAAAAAACGGGGACCTGCTGGAGATCATATAG
- a CDS encoding sugar ABC transporter ATP-binding protein — MKILEAKNVTKIFPGVVALDAINVSFELGKVHCIVGENGAGKSTLIKCLTGVYEPDDGEILIEGKPALKDKKLFEKVAYVPQEIDLFNHMTVAENLFIPFDRSNIKGTISQKRLNEKAVPIIEKFNINAAPDTLVKDISVSQQQLLQIARATVFEGYDVLLLDEPTTSLTTEDTERLFQTIEQLKKENKSIVFISHKLEEVFAIGDVTTVFRNGKQVAEVNTSETDVTWTVTQMTGHALDESEVFYSNKVSDEVLLSVKNLTGERFKDISFDLKKGEILGFSGLVGAGRSELMQAIFGYLPVISGTVEYKGKPWKLGDTSYSVGRGMFYLPEERRSQGILPELSIRENTSINLLSELLVGGLISKKKETALINEVVKDYDVKAPNISKQIKFLSGGNQQKVVIARAMSCKPSVLIFDEPTKGIDVGTKTEIYRMMKKIAEEEGIGIILISSEMNEVRRCSNRIITLYKGRKAGEYSKDAATQEILHSILGLNETKAGENDHE, encoded by the coding sequence ATGAAAATCCTGGAAGCAAAAAACGTTACCAAAATATTTCCTGGAGTTGTTGCGCTGGATGCGATCAATGTCTCGTTTGAACTTGGGAAAGTACACTGTATCGTAGGTGAAAACGGCGCGGGCAAAAGTACGCTGATCAAATGCCTGACAGGTGTGTATGAGCCTGACGACGGAGAGATACTGATTGAGGGGAAGCCGGCTCTCAAGGATAAAAAATTATTTGAAAAGGTTGCGTATGTACCGCAGGAAATCGACCTTTTCAATCATATGACGGTAGCGGAAAACCTATTTATTCCATTCGACCGTTCCAATATCAAAGGAACGATCAGTCAGAAAAGACTCAACGAAAAAGCGGTCCCAATCATAGAAAAGTTCAATATTAATGCTGCTCCGGATACTCTGGTGAAAGATATTTCCGTCTCCCAACAACAATTACTGCAAATTGCACGGGCGACTGTATTTGAAGGATACGACGTACTTTTGCTGGACGAACCGACGACCAGTCTGACAACGGAGGATACGGAACGCCTGTTTCAAACGATAGAACAGTTAAAAAAAGAAAACAAATCGATCGTATTCATTTCGCATAAACTGGAAGAGGTTTTCGCGATCGGCGACGTTACCACGGTGTTCAGGAACGGAAAACAGGTAGCGGAGGTAAACACCTCGGAGACCGACGTTACCTGGACAGTCACGCAAATGACGGGCCATGCGCTGGATGAAAGTGAAGTGTTTTATTCGAACAAAGTATCAGACGAGGTGCTCCTGAGTGTGAAGAACCTCACTGGAGAACGGTTTAAAGACATCAGTTTTGATTTGAAAAAAGGTGAGATACTGGGCTTTTCGGGTCTTGTCGGCGCGGGACGAAGCGAGCTTATGCAGGCAATATTCGGTTATTTGCCCGTTATTTCCGGCACAGTCGAATATAAAGGCAAACCGTGGAAGCTGGGAGATACCAGTTACTCTGTAGGCCGGGGGATGTTCTACCTGCCTGAAGAGAGAAGAAGCCAGGGGATTCTGCCGGAGCTGAGTATCCGTGAGAATACTTCTATTAATTTATTAAGCGAATTGCTGGTAGGCGGGTTAATCTCCAAAAAGAAAGAGACGGCGCTGATCAATGAGGTAGTGAAAGATTATGACGTAAAAGCTCCTAACATCAGCAAACAAATCAAATTCTTAAGCGGAGGCAACCAACAAAAAGTTGTAATCGCCCGGGCTATGAGCTGTAAACCGAGCGTTTTGATTTTCGACGAACCAACCAAAGGTATTGATGTTGGGACAAAAACGGAAATCTACCGCATGATGAAAAAAATCGCCGAGGAAGAGGGCATTGGAATCATCCTGATTTCTTCGGAAATGAACGAGGTCAGACGCTGTTCCAACCGGATCATTACCTTATATAAGGGAAGAAAAGCCGGAGAATATTCCAAAGACGCAGCGACCCAAGAGATTTTACATTCGATCCTTGGATTGAATGAAACAAAGGCAGGGGAGAACGATCATGAATGA
- the agaR gene encoding DeoR family transcriptional regulator yields MANKQARIQEILNILNATGSDSIKNLAQALNVSEMTVRRDISFLEDNNYVSVFHGGVSLNKIQSSTPVNLTNTPYLFNREDRERLSEKKRIGEFAASFIEPFDALCIDNGTTCRYILDFMKSSDCILYTYSMEALSKAAALASNNIRLFCFGGLYHNDLKMFESSDVLETIKKAHFNKLFLGAVGVSTTYGISCAENFEVDVRRTLMSVSDQIILLADSSKIDKSWYLQYAPISDIDVLITDNKITAEQKEKIEACGVQVYAV; encoded by the coding sequence TTGGCGAATAAACAAGCACGTATACAGGAAATACTGAATATTTTAAATGCGACGGGGTCAGATTCCATCAAGAATCTTGCGCAGGCTCTTAACGTATCCGAAATGACAGTCCGCAGGGATATTAGTTTTTTGGAAGACAACAACTATGTTTCCGTTTTCCACGGGGGCGTTTCTTTAAACAAAATCCAGAGCAGCACGCCGGTCAACCTGACGAACACGCCGTACCTTTTTAACCGTGAGGACCGCGAGCGTCTCTCTGAAAAGAAGAGGATCGGTGAATTTGCCGCCTCGTTTATCGAACCTTTCGACGCGCTTTGTATTGACAACGGCACAACCTGTCGTTATATCCTTGATTTTATGAAGAGTTCTGATTGTATCTTATATACATATTCTATGGAAGCGTTATCCAAGGCAGCGGCCCTTGCTTCCAATAATATCCGTTTATTCTGCTTCGGCGGACTTTACCACAATGATCTCAAGATGTTTGAAAGCTCGGATGTACTCGAAACCATTAAGAAAGCGCACTTTAACAAGTTGTTTTTGGGCGCAGTCGGCGTAAGCACCACCTATGGGATTTCCTGCGCTGAAAACTTCGAGGTTGACGTGCGGCGGACGCTGATGTCTGTCAGCGACCAGATTATCCTGCTGGCGGACTCTTCCAAAATCGATAAATCCTGGTATCTTCAATATGCTCCGATCAGCGATATTGACGTGCTGATAACGGATAATAAAATCACGGCGGAGCAAAAGGAGAAGATCGAGGCCTGCGGCGTACAGGTATACGCCGTTTAA